The nucleotide window AAGTCTCGCGATAATTTCACCCTTGGTCCCCATTGGTGTCAAGGGTCAATTTCTCGCGAGACTccaatcataaaaaaaatatataatgcaGAGTTATCTGCACAGtgtaacaacaaataaaatgcgtAGCTGGAGGCCAAATACCAAAatatagtatacaaaataaGCGATCTGTAGCCTAATTATATGGTTTAATTTATAGTTAATGCGAATAAAGAGTTTGCACATCACACCATTTTGTGCGATATCGACTACCTAAGTAAAAAATGTctcctttcaaatattaaagtTCGAACTGACATAAATTGCAAATAAAATTGTCCAATCATCGATTTTTTTCCCACGGAAATAGAAAAATATGCCCAGCCTCCACACCCCCATGAGTGGTTCAGCTGCGTTTGCTACACATCGGAGTAGTGAAAACCCAACGGCCTCGCGCTAAAAGCCGGCATAAAACCAAACATTTCCGTTCGCGGCACGTACACCCACATCCAGTCCACCTCACGTTGCTGACCTGAGTTCACCACCACGACCTCTGCCTCAACCACGCTGACCTCGTCCTCGTCATGCGCAGTGTAATCCTCAATCACCACGTACGTCTCAATCAAGGGGGCGCTAGCCTGTGATCTTATgtgagtgttgaatttgttgggaCGCGCTCGTGATTTTTTCATTGGCTGGGGAAAGCGACAATCAGGTATGTTTTGTGAAAAACTTGATTGGGATTGGTTGATAGTTTTTGAGGGGAAAGTATCCACAGCTGATTGGTCGGTGGACTGCTTATCAGATGATATAGACTGGCGCTTTGGATTGGCTTGTTGGGCAAGATGGCGGGAGTTTGAGTCAGATGTGTGACTTAGTTGCTTGGGCAGAGATTGCTCGCCGGAAGAAGATGCCAAGTTGTCCCGATGATTATGGTGACTTGGTGgctctaaaacaaaacaataaacaagtaTACTATATGAATGAGTtcattaaatattaatttttgtttttacccacattcaccgatgtgtgttagcactgtatactcagtacttccccgagtcctgtgaaaaaatatcacaggcatgttactcgggtgggattcgaacccacgaccccaCGAGTTCATTAAATGTATCGCTACTGTATAGAGTAATGAAATGTGAACAGTGTTAAAACTGTAGATGAATGGAACAAATTGGCACGGGCACGAAGAGCTCACTAAGGAACGGATACCCgggaaaaacttgttttaaattattttaatcgaGATAATTAATGACAAAAGAAAGTACATGCgagccggtgtcgcatgcattatgtcctctatgcaatactatccggaggacattattgcatatgcaataatgtccgccggacggttttgcatatacAATCGTGTCCGctcggacgctgctgcataatgcaagtgtgtccgcccggacacatttgcatatgcagttgtgtccgcccccgtgcaaaaccgtccttgcagttaATTTAAcgccttggtcgacggaacacgttcgccatttttttacgAGCTATTCGTGCATGTCAtaaatgacatgggaaatgttcggccgttgggtgttcgctgcaatcatacaatacgtgtacatgtatattcatgctgcatatacgtaggttcagtgcatgcacgctcatGTACATGTcagccggacggtttttgcatagcccccggacacgattgcatatgcaaaagtgtccggagcggacagtattgcatggtggacacaattgcatttgaCACCGGCAACTATGTTTTTTATTGTGCCGAAAAATGGCAAATCCAGTAATGTATGggagtttgtttttgtttcaatgctAACCTTCCTCGGATGTCATATGCAGAAATATTCTCGGAACAAATCCTTCCTCTTGAATCTTGGAATGTTTCTTCACGAACAGCCAATCAGAATCGTCGGTATTCAGCACCTGGACACACTCCCCTACGTCCAATGAAAGATCGTCTTCATTCCTCGCTTCGAAGGCGTAGACAGCCACGGCTTTCCCAAGATCCTCTTTCACGATATCGGTCCTTCGACTAACTGCGCCCTTCTCTTGATGATTATCCCTCTTTTGAGTGGTAGAGTCCAAAGAAGCCTTCATTGCAGCAACAACTTTCACGATGTCCTCTCTCGATGCTTCCACGGCAGAGATATGCCGGGCGCGTCCATTTGGATTTCCAGGGGCGCTACGTCTCACCTTCCGTTTCTGTTGGTTGGAGAGGGGGATCTGCAAAGCACGAACGTTAGTTGCTGATCTTGTTGCCGAGGTTGCAGAAAGGTCTTCTTTAGTCTGGTTAGTTGATCCGGTAAAAGATGCAGATTTATACATCTTCACGGGCAATGGGGGAATTCGATCGTCTTCATCAACTCCGGAAGTTGTTTcagccgccatcttggatgtaCTGACGATCCTTGCCTCCTTGAGTGCGTTGGCGGCAAACTTTGGTTTGTGGATGAGATTTTTAGGCGGTTGATTTGAAACGACCTCGGCACGAACAGTTCCCTTATCAATGACAGTCTCTAAATGTACGTTCATTTCATCTATTTGTATAACCGAGGACTCAATAGTGCTGGGAGTAATCTGACGGGACTGCTCGTCTTCCTTCTCACCGAAAATCTCGTCATTTGGTCCGGGGTCACTTTTGCATACTGAGGTTAATCGCTGCATCTGAACTCCTGCTCTATTTCGATTTGAACCATCCAAATGTCGTTCCTCGAAGTTAACGTCTGTCACGGCACCACGATTTGAATATTCCTTTACAGTATTTGAGTTCACCGATCGTAAGTCAAGTTTGACATTCGAAAAACCCTCTCGATTTACAGCATTGCGAGTTGCTTTCTGTGTTTTCATTTCAACTTTATTAGTAATGAAAATATTGTCAATGTTTTCTTCCTTCACGGTGAGGTTTGGCGAGCGTGGAGACTCATTCGTGACCTCAGTTGACACTCGTCTGAGAGAGCTTCTCCGTCGACTCTTGACGTTCGATCTCTGCGGGGTAGGTCTCAACTTCCCTGCAGGC belongs to Asterias rubens chromosome 6, eAstRub1.3, whole genome shotgun sequence and includes:
- the LOC117291887 gene encoding uncharacterized protein LOC117291887, giving the protein MRTLVMSFLCPSVGLLKLRRFTKTGFAGPRTGKIRSNVRNRGTSVSFERRGSDVSLASQGGFSALYGDIGSGRECETGRELERQESYAGVYVGGDAEKTLLTNDDCTKPQDAGFLSRDPATVQSFTFFEETFISSQDQHDVTNIDSIIDQTETNDTFKEQKTPAQSYGRDPRTTPSSSGSQKAHYNLPTWVRQRRCLPTLNEVDFDNIDAVSLGSFSMASEIGKDDNNNNKATGKKAPRSEVTESKNSMCRVKRTHSDDSNDVVFNDDQIQHPRHHHLQHPRHHHLHVNMIAEDMKAMNVYSPKKTRRSESVMTDDSVFEREPLLLQNSPIAPKQRHSRIKKSPSMESLRRRSKKMGSFRRKEKQPVMKNLTKTSTQNINNENIEHWNRGQFSAVGSLVRSKPLYMRATSERALDPSAVKLRLESSTARKWRQTGERSPLSEATNVSRPRPSVCLRMEIIQRPINHQYIHPGGSSVSVPPPAHRTTPRRSQELQGSVKLPAGKLRPTPQRSNVKSRRRSSLRRVSTEVTNESPRSPNLTVKEENIDNIFITNKVEMKTQKATRNAVNREGFSNVKLDLRSVNSNTVKEYSNRGAVTDVNFEERHLDGSNRNRAGVQMQRLTSVCKSDPGPNDEIFGEKEDEQSRQITPSTIESSVIQIDEMNVHLETVIDKGTVRAEVVSNQPPKNLIHKPKFAANALKEARIVSTSKMAAETTSGVDEDDRIPPLPVKMYKSASFTGSTNQTKEDLSATSATRSATNVRALQIPLSNQQKRKVRRSAPGNPNGRARHISAVEASREDIVKVVAAMKASLDSTTQKRDNHQEKGAVSRRTDIVKEDLGKAVAVYAFEARNEDDLSLDVGECVQVLNTDDSDWLFVKKHSKIQEEGFVPRIFLHMTSEEEPPSHHNHRDNLASSSGEQSLPKQLSHTSDSNSRHLAQQANPKRQSISSDKQSTDQSAVDTFPSKTINQSQSSFSQNIPDCRFPQPMKKSRARPNKFNTHIRSQASAPLIETYVVIEDYTAHDEDEVSVVEAEVVVVNSGQQREVDWMWVYVPRTEMFGFMPAFSARPLGFHYSDV